A DNA window from Camelina sativa cultivar DH55 chromosome 13, Cs, whole genome shotgun sequence contains the following coding sequences:
- the LOC104736858 gene encoding homeobox protein knotted-1-like 1 isoform X3, with protein sequence MEEYEHDSSSTPHRQHHQHMLFPHMSSLLPQTTENCFRSDHDQPNNNNNPSVKSEASSSRINHYSMLMRAIHNTQEANNDNVTDVEAMKAKIIAHPHYSTLLQAYLDCQKIGAPPEVVDRITAARQDFEARQQRSTPSLSASSKDPELDQFMEAYCDMLVKYREELTRPIQEAMEFIRRIESQLSMLCQGPIHILNNPADGKSEGMGSSDEEQENNSGGETELPEIDPRAEDRELKNHLLKKYSGYLSSLKQELSKKKKKGKLPKEARQKLLTWWELHYKWPYPSESEKVALAESTGLDQKQINNWFINQRKRHWKPSEDMQFMVMDGLQHPHHAALYMDGHYMGDGPYRLGP encoded by the exons ATGGAAGAATACGAGCATGACAGCAGCTCCACGCCTCATAGA CAACATCACCAACACATGTTGTTCCCACATATGAGTTCTCTTCTCCCTCAAACAACCGAGAATTGCTTCCGATCCGATCATGATcaacccaacaacaacaacaacccatCTGTTAAATCCGAAGCAAGCTCCTCAAGGATCAATCACTACTCCATGTTGATGAGAGCCATCCACAATACCCAAGAAGCTAATAACGATAACGTCACCGATGTGGAAGCCATGAAGGCTAAGATCATTGCTCATCCTCACTACTCTACCCTCCTACAAGCTTACTTGGACTGccaaaag ATTGGAGCCCCACCTGAGGTGGTTGATAGAATTACGGCGGCACGGCAAGACTTTGAAGCTAGGCAGCAGCGGTCAACACCGTCTTTGTCTGCCTCGTCTAAAGACCCAGAACTGGATCAATTCATG GAAGCATACTGTGACATGTTGGTTAAATATCGTGAGGAGCTAACACGGCCCATTCAAGAAGCAATGGAGTTTATACGTCGTATTGAATCTCAGCTTAGCATGTTGTGTCAGGGTCCCATTCACATCCTCAACAATCCTG CAGATGGGAAAAGTGAGGGAATGGGATCATCAGACGAGGAGCAAGAGAATAACAGCGGAGGGGAAACAGAATTACCGGAAATAGACCCAAGGGCGGAAGATCGGGAACTCAAGAACCATTTGCTGAAGAAGTACAGTGGATACTTGAGTAGTTTGAAACAAGAACTgtccaagaagaaaaagaaaggtaaaCTTCCTAAAGAAGCAAGGCAGAAGCTTCTCACGTGGTGGGAGTTGCATTACAAGTGGCCGTACCCTTCT GAATCAGAGAAGGTGGCGTTAGCGGAATCAACAGGGTTAGAtcagaaacaaatcaacaattgGTTCATAAACCAAAGAAAGCGTCACTGGAAACCATCTGAAGACATGCAGTTCATGGTGATGGATGGTCTGCAGCACCCCCATCACGCAGCTCTATACATGGATGGTCATTACATGGGTGATGGACCTTATCGTCTCGGCCCATAA
- the LOC104736858 gene encoding homeobox protein knotted-1-like 1 isoform X2 yields MEEYEHDSSSTPHRVSFLYSPISPSNKNVNTSDNNNNNNNNNSNYGPGYNNTNNHQQHHQHMLFPHMSSLLPQTTENCFRSDHDQPNNNNNPSVKSEASSSRINHYSMLMRAIHNTQEANNDNVTDVEAMKAKIIAHPHYSTLLQAYLDCQKIGAPPEVVDRITAARQDFEARQQRSTPSLSASSKDPELDQFMEAYCDMLVKYREELTRPIQEAMEFIRRIESQLSMLCQGPIHILNNPDGKSEGMGSSDEEQENNSGGETELPEIDPRAEDRELKNHLLKKYSGYLSSLKQELSKKKKKGKLPKEARQKLLTWWELHYKWPYPSESEKVALAESTGLDQKQINNWFINQRKRHWKPSEDMQFMVMDGLQHPHHAALYMDGHYMGDGPYRLGP; encoded by the exons ATGGAAGAATACGAGCATGACAGCAGCTCCACGCCTCATAGAGTAAGTTTCTTGTACTCTCCAATCTCCCCTTCCAACAAAAACGTTAACACAagtgataacaacaacaataacaataataataatagcaatTATGGTCCTGGTTACAACAATACTAACAATCATCAGCAACATCACCAACACATGTTGTTCCCACATATGAGTTCTCTTCTCCCTCAAACAACCGAGAATTGCTTCCGATCCGATCATGATcaacccaacaacaacaacaacccatCTGTTAAATCCGAAGCAAGCTCCTCAAGGATCAATCACTACTCCATGTTGATGAGAGCCATCCACAATACCCAAGAAGCTAATAACGATAACGTCACCGATGTGGAAGCCATGAAGGCTAAGATCATTGCTCATCCTCACTACTCTACCCTCCTACAAGCTTACTTGGACTGccaaaag ATTGGAGCCCCACCTGAGGTGGTTGATAGAATTACGGCGGCACGGCAAGACTTTGAAGCTAGGCAGCAGCGGTCAACACCGTCTTTGTCTGCCTCGTCTAAAGACCCAGAACTGGATCAATTCATG GAAGCATACTGTGACATGTTGGTTAAATATCGTGAGGAGCTAACACGGCCCATTCAAGAAGCAATGGAGTTTATACGTCGTATTGAATCTCAGCTTAGCATGTTGTGTCAGGGTCCCATTCACATCCTCAACAATCCTG ATGGGAAAAGTGAGGGAATGGGATCATCAGACGAGGAGCAAGAGAATAACAGCGGAGGGGAAACAGAATTACCGGAAATAGACCCAAGGGCGGAAGATCGGGAACTCAAGAACCATTTGCTGAAGAAGTACAGTGGATACTTGAGTAGTTTGAAACAAGAACTgtccaagaagaaaaagaaaggtaaaCTTCCTAAAGAAGCAAGGCAGAAGCTTCTCACGTGGTGGGAGTTGCATTACAAGTGGCCGTACCCTTCT GAATCAGAGAAGGTGGCGTTAGCGGAATCAACAGGGTTAGAtcagaaacaaatcaacaattgGTTCATAAACCAAAGAAAGCGTCACTGGAAACCATCTGAAGACATGCAGTTCATGGTGATGGATGGTCTGCAGCACCCCCATCACGCAGCTCTATACATGGATGGTCATTACATGGGTGATGGACCTTATCGTCTCGGCCCATAA
- the LOC104736858 gene encoding homeobox protein knotted-1-like 1 isoform X1, whose amino-acid sequence MEEYEHDSSSTPHRVSFLYSPISPSNKNVNTSDNNNNNNNNNSNYGPGYNNTNNHQQHHQHMLFPHMSSLLPQTTENCFRSDHDQPNNNNNPSVKSEASSSRINHYSMLMRAIHNTQEANNDNVTDVEAMKAKIIAHPHYSTLLQAYLDCQKIGAPPEVVDRITAARQDFEARQQRSTPSLSASSKDPELDQFMEAYCDMLVKYREELTRPIQEAMEFIRRIESQLSMLCQGPIHILNNPADGKSEGMGSSDEEQENNSGGETELPEIDPRAEDRELKNHLLKKYSGYLSSLKQELSKKKKKGKLPKEARQKLLTWWELHYKWPYPSESEKVALAESTGLDQKQINNWFINQRKRHWKPSEDMQFMVMDGLQHPHHAALYMDGHYMGDGPYRLGP is encoded by the exons ATGGAAGAATACGAGCATGACAGCAGCTCCACGCCTCATAGAGTAAGTTTCTTGTACTCTCCAATCTCCCCTTCCAACAAAAACGTTAACACAagtgataacaacaacaataacaataataataatagcaatTATGGTCCTGGTTACAACAATACTAACAATCATCAGCAACATCACCAACACATGTTGTTCCCACATATGAGTTCTCTTCTCCCTCAAACAACCGAGAATTGCTTCCGATCCGATCATGATcaacccaacaacaacaacaacccatCTGTTAAATCCGAAGCAAGCTCCTCAAGGATCAATCACTACTCCATGTTGATGAGAGCCATCCACAATACCCAAGAAGCTAATAACGATAACGTCACCGATGTGGAAGCCATGAAGGCTAAGATCATTGCTCATCCTCACTACTCTACCCTCCTACAAGCTTACTTGGACTGccaaaag ATTGGAGCCCCACCTGAGGTGGTTGATAGAATTACGGCGGCACGGCAAGACTTTGAAGCTAGGCAGCAGCGGTCAACACCGTCTTTGTCTGCCTCGTCTAAAGACCCAGAACTGGATCAATTCATG GAAGCATACTGTGACATGTTGGTTAAATATCGTGAGGAGCTAACACGGCCCATTCAAGAAGCAATGGAGTTTATACGTCGTATTGAATCTCAGCTTAGCATGTTGTGTCAGGGTCCCATTCACATCCTCAACAATCCTG CAGATGGGAAAAGTGAGGGAATGGGATCATCAGACGAGGAGCAAGAGAATAACAGCGGAGGGGAAACAGAATTACCGGAAATAGACCCAAGGGCGGAAGATCGGGAACTCAAGAACCATTTGCTGAAGAAGTACAGTGGATACTTGAGTAGTTTGAAACAAGAACTgtccaagaagaaaaagaaaggtaaaCTTCCTAAAGAAGCAAGGCAGAAGCTTCTCACGTGGTGGGAGTTGCATTACAAGTGGCCGTACCCTTCT GAATCAGAGAAGGTGGCGTTAGCGGAATCAACAGGGTTAGAtcagaaacaaatcaacaattgGTTCATAAACCAAAGAAAGCGTCACTGGAAACCATCTGAAGACATGCAGTTCATGGTGATGGATGGTCTGCAGCACCCCCATCACGCAGCTCTATACATGGATGGTCATTACATGGGTGATGGACCTTATCGTCTCGGCCCATAA